The genome window CTACTTTCGACGGGCCCGTGACGACGTCTCCCGCGGCAAATATGCCCTCAACGCTCGTCATGTGTCTCCCATCCACGACCACTCTGCCCTTTTTGTCCCTGGCTATCTCCACGCCCTCTCCGGCAGGCGGTGTGGGGGTCTGTCCCACGGCAAATATAACGTAGTCAACCTCCAGCCTGAACTCCGAGCCTTCAACAGGTACTGGCCTCCTTCTCCCGCTCGCATCGGGCTCACCAAGCTCCATCCTGACCATCTCGACGGCCCTTACTTTTCCATCTCCTATGATTCTGACGGGCATGGTTTTTTCGAGCCACTTAACCCCCCTCTGGATGAGCTGATGTATCTCATACGGGCCGGCGGGGGCTTCCTTTATGCTTCTCCGATAGCTGAGGTATACCTCATCAGCCCCAAGGAGAACGCTCTCAAGGGCCGCGTCCACCGCCGTGTGTCCCGCACCAACAACGAGGATTTTCTTGCTCTCAGGATGTATTATGTCCGTCCACTCCATGTGTCCGAGCTTAGCGCTCTTTATTCTGAACAGGTATTCCAGCGCGGGATACACCCCTTGAAGTTCGGCGCCCTCAAGTTCAGGTGTCCATGGCTCCCATGCCCCCGTGGCTATCAGCACCGCGTCGTAATTCTCCTTAAGCTCCGCTATGTGCACGGTCTTCTCAACGAACTCGTCTCCTGCCTCATGTCCACACTCACCGCAGACCACCTTGGTCCTGGGGAAAAACTTGACCTCGAAGAGATCCTTGAGCTCACCACAGCCCTCTCTAACGCGGTATATCGGAATCCTGAATTCAGGGATTCCAAAGAGCATCAAACCCCCAGGCTCGGGGAGCTTGTCGTAGACGTGCACCTCGTGTCCCTGGCAGACGAGGTAACCTGCAGCGCTTAAGCCGGCAGGACCGGCCCCCACTATGGCCACCTTCTTTCCGCTAGGCTCTGGCCGGGACTTGCACAGAAATGCAAACCGCATTCCGCTCATCTTTCCACCTCCATAACATCAATAAGCCTTAGGTTCCATACTGTCGGGTAGGCACCTTTCATCTCTACAATCCTCTTGAGTGTCCTGGAAATCATCCCCTCCGGGTCGTAAAGAACTCGAAAGTCACCAAATACCTCGGGATGGAGGTTGTGGAGGGAATTTGCCGGCACCACAATCACGTCCAGTCCCTCCCACTTTTCGGCGGCATCGGCGAGTAGCTCCGCCTTGTCCCCCTCTTTCAAAACCACAAGCCATGTCTCGCCCAGGAGTGCAATCCCGAGCAGGTTTTCACCGTAGTGCCTTCTGAACTCTCCAATCATCTACTTCACCCCCGCGATGAGCGCAGCCCGTATGTAACCCTCCACGTCCTTCAGCTGGGCCACGGCAGGGTTCACAACTCTATCGACCAGAATTGGGGAGAGTACCCCGAGAACCAGGCACGCAAGGGCGAGCGTCACAAGTACCGCCACCATCGAACGTGATTCATGGACCTCCCCCTCCCCATCCGGCTTTTTGATCCATAGCCAGTAAAGCATCCTCATATAGCTCACCAGAGCAAATAGACTTGATAACAGAAGTACTGCAACGAGAACGGGGCTTTTCTCTACGTAGGCCCTGTAAAGCAAAAGTTTGCTGAAGAAAACGTTTGTAGGAGGCAATCCCACAAGGCTCATCGTGGCTATCGCCAGGCTCACCGTAGTGAAGGGCATACTTTTTCCAAGCCCCTTTAGCTCATTCAGCTTCCTGCTTCCCGCCGTATGGATGAAGACCCCTACCGCGAGGAAGAGGAGAGCTTTCGCTATCGCGTGGTTTACCATGTGAAACACTGCGCCGGCGGTTCCGGCCTCGCTGTTCACTCCCACGGCCATCGCCAGGTAGCCCATGTTGAGTATTGTTGAGTAGGCTACTATTCTCTTGACATCGTCCTGAACGGTCATTGCGATGGATGATAAAAGGGCAGAGACCGCCCCGAGAATGAGGAGTAGCGTGCACATGATATCGCCAATATGAGAAACTTCCGGGACATAAGTCAGGCTGAGGAATCTCATAAACCCATAAATTCCGGCGTTGACCACCAGGCCAGACAGTACGGCTGAGACAGGACTTGGAGCCGCGGAATGGGCCCCTGGAAGCCAGAAATGGTTCGGCATTATCGCGGCCTTTATCGTGAAAGCCCACGTTATCAGCGCCATTGAAATGGCGAGGATGGGAACAGTGCTGTTCAAGGGTGTTGATATTGGGAATCCAATTCCGTGCAACTTCGCAGAGATGTCCGCAAAGTTCACTGTGCCAAGCCCCCGGTAGATCAGCACCAGGGCAAGGAAGTAGAGAGTCGTTCCTATGGAGCTTATTATCGCGTACCTGAGGCCAGAGTAAGCGGGATAGCCGTCCTCCGTGTAGAACATCACGAGGCCGTATGATGCTATCGCCGTCACTTCGAGCATCACAAACAGATTGAACGCGTCCCCCGTCATGAATATCCCGAGGAGACCCGCCTCAAGGCCAAGGTAAAGGGTGTAGAACCACTCCACACCGTCCTCACGACCCAGGTAGCGGACCGAGTAGACCGCCGTGAGGAACATCAGTGAGGCCGTTACGAGCACCATAACCGCCCCGAACCTGTCCACCTCATAGATTACACCGACCGGCACCTTCCAGCCGCCGAAGGAATAGGTTAACGGGAGCTCAGAGGAATAGACATCCCTGAAGAGTTCAACCCCCATCACGAGCGTTGTTCCGGTAATGAGTAGGGCGTAGCCAGAGATAAAGCGCCTACTCTTAATTATGGTGGAGAGTATGGGGAGTATGAAAGCGAAGGCCATTGGAATCGCGGGCAGTATTAATGGATTCATGCTCCTCCCCCCTCGAAGATTTTCTTCGCGTTTTCCTCAAACTCTTCGAGGATTTCCTCCCTGCGTTTTTCAGGGTCCGATGTGGAGACGCTTATCCAGTTCACGTACACACAATGATCGTCCATGTGGACTGTCACGGTCCCGGGGGTATTGGTGATTGAAGCGGCAACGAGGAAACGGGCGTATTCGTCTCCCAGGTTCAGGGGCACTTTAACGATACCCGGCCTGACATCCCCACTGAGTATCCTCCTGATGACGTCGGCGTGGGCCTTCGCCTCGATTACCGTGATGTACCTGAGAAAGTAGAGCGCAAAGCGGGCCCATCTCGCCGGGTTCAGGGCCTTGCCGGGGTTACTAACGAGGTGCTTCCCGAAGAGCAGTCCTGCCGCAAAGGCAGTTATCGCACCGGTGATTATGTCGTAAGCTGTTATCGAGCCAGTTATGATGATGTAGGTTACGAACGCCGCAATCATCACAGGGACAGACCTCATTCCTCCCACCCCGCAAGCTTCCGGACATCAACCGTCCCGTATTTCCTCTGGATGT of Thermococcus sp. JdF3 contains these proteins:
- a CDS encoding FAD-dependent oxidoreductase yields the protein MSGMRFAFLCKSRPEPSGKKVAIVGAGPAGLSAAGYLVCQGHEVHVYDKLPEPGGLMLFGIPEFRIPIYRVREGCGELKDLFEVKFFPRTKVVCGECGHEAGDEFVEKTVHIAELKENYDAVLIATGAWEPWTPELEGAELQGVYPALEYLFRIKSAKLGHMEWTDIIHPESKKILVVGAGHTAVDAALESVLLGADEVYLSYRRSIKEAPAGPYEIHQLIQRGVKWLEKTMPVRIIGDGKVRAVEMVRMELGEPDASGRRRPVPVEGSEFRLEVDYVIFAVGQTPTPPAGEGVEIARDKKGRVVVDGRHMTSVEGIFAAGDVVTGPSKVGQAVKDGLYAARSMHMWMMGGE
- a CDS encoding proton-conducting transporter membrane subunit, whose translation is MNPLILPAIPMAFAFILPILSTIIKSRRFISGYALLITGTTLVMGVELFRDVYSSELPLTYSFGGWKVPVGVIYEVDRFGAVMVLVTASLMFLTAVYSVRYLGREDGVEWFYTLYLGLEAGLLGIFMTGDAFNLFVMLEVTAIASYGLVMFYTEDGYPAYSGLRYAIISSIGTTLYFLALVLIYRGLGTVNFADISAKLHGIGFPISTPLNSTVPILAISMALITWAFTIKAAIMPNHFWLPGAHSAAPSPVSAVLSGLVVNAGIYGFMRFLSLTYVPEVSHIGDIMCTLLLILGAVSALLSSIAMTVQDDVKRIVAYSTILNMGYLAMAVGVNSEAGTAGAVFHMVNHAIAKALLFLAVGVFIHTAGSRKLNELKGLGKSMPFTTVSLAIATMSLVGLPPTNVFFSKLLLYRAYVEKSPVLVAVLLLSSLFALVSYMRMLYWLWIKKPDGEGEVHESRSMVAVLVTLALACLVLGVLSPILVDRVVNPAVAQLKDVEGYIRAALIAGVK
- a CDS encoding Na+/H+ antiporter subunit E — encoded protein: MRSVPVMIAAFVTYIIITGSITAYDIITGAITAFAAGLLFGKHLVSNPGKALNPARWARFALYFLRYITVIEAKAHADVIRRILSGDVRPGIVKVPLNLGDEYARFLVAASITNTPGTVTVHMDDHCVYVNWISVSTSDPEKRREEILEEFEENAKKIFEGGGA